The following are from one region of the Vitis riparia cultivar Riparia Gloire de Montpellier isolate 1030 chromosome 9, EGFV_Vit.rip_1.0, whole genome shotgun sequence genome:
- the LOC117921735 gene encoding probable disease resistance protein At5g63020, producing MGNVFSVSISTEDIAGCCCDYTAARANYLCKLEENRVTLRTDLQKLRELKNDVNRKVDVAERQQMKRLDQVQGWISRVEAMETEVGQLIGDGAETIEEKRLCGSCYPKHCIPSYTLGKKVVRNLQDVATLMSEGRFFEVVADIVPPAPVEEIPSRPTVGLESTFDKVWRSLEEEHVGMIGLYGLGGVGKTTFLTQINNHFLKTSHSFDVVIWVVVSKTPNLERVQNEIWEKVGFCDDKWKSKSLHEKGKDIWKALSKKRFVMLLDDMWEQMDMLEVGIPPPDQQNKSKLIFTTRSQDLCGQMGAHKKIEVKSLAWKDSWDLFQKYVGEETLNSDPEISELAEMVAKECCGLPLAIITIGRAMASKVTPQDWKHAIRVLQTSASNFPEDFFILKEILIYKWICEGFLDEFDDTDGAKNQGFSIISTLVHACLLEEPSDIKCVKLHDVVRDMALWITGEMGEMKGKFLVQTRAGLTQSPEFVKWTTTERISLMDNRIEKLIGSPTCPNLSTLLLDLNSDLQMISNGFFQFMPNLRVLSLSNTKIVELPSDISNLVSLQYLDLSNTEIKKLPIEMKNLVKLKTLRLCSSKLSSIPRGLISSLLMLQAVSMYRCGPYNQVVEGSIESYDNESLVEELEGLKYLTDLGITIASASAFQRFLSSRKLPSCTRGINLKMFKGSSSLNLSSFENMKHLNGLTMEDFDSLREIKFDWAPGKGKETMEYINLNPKLKCFHGLHGVDINRCQMLKNLTWLIFAPNLQYLRIGQCNEMEEVIGNGANDGGNLSPFTKLIQLKLNGLPQLKNVYWNPLPFLYLDRIEVVGCPKLKKLPLNSNSANQGRVVIVGKQEWWNELEWEDEATLNTFLPSFQAI from the exons ATGGGAAACGTGTTCTCAGTCTCAATCTCTACCGAGGACATAGCTGGTTGTTGTTGTGATTACACTGCTGCTCGAGCAAATTACCTATGCAAGCTTGAAGAAAATCGGGTTACTTTGAGAACAGATCTTCAAAAATTAAGGGAGTTGAAGAACGATGTGAATAGGAAGGTGGATGTGGCTGAGAGGCAACAAATGAAGCGTCTGGATCAAGTACAAGGATGGATTTCCAGGGTGGAAGCTATGGAAACCGAAGTCGGTCAACTGATTGGAGATGGTGCAGAGACCATTGAGGAGAAACGATTATGTGGCAGTTGCTATCCCAAGCATTGCATCCCCAGCTACACGTTGGGAAAAAAAGTGGTCAGGAATCTACAAGATGTGGCTACTTTAATGAGCGAAGGACGTTTTTTTGAGGTGGTGGCTGATATTGTACCTCCAGCTCCTGTGGAGGAAATACCCAGCCGACCCACTGTGGGCTTGGAATCAACATTTGACAAAGTTTGGAGGAGTCTCGAAGAAGAACATGTGGGGATGATCGGCTTATATGGGTTGGGGGGCGTTGGGAAGACCACCTTCTTGACACAAATCAACAATCATTTCCTTAAAACATCCCACAGTTTTGATGTCGTAATTTGGGTAGTGGTCTCCAAAACTCCAAATCTAGAGCGGGTTCAGAATGAGATTTGGGAGAAGGTGGGATTCTGTGATGATAAATGGAAAAGCAAAAGCCTCCATGAGAAAGGCAAAGACATCTGGAAAGCCTTGAGCAAAAAGAGGTTTGTGATGTTGCTGGATGACATGTGGGAGCAAATGGACATGTTAGAAGTAGGAATTCCACCTCCTGACCAACAAAATAAGTCTAAGTTGATATTCACCACTCGATCTCAGGACTTGTGCGGCCAAATGGGAGCTCACAAGAAGATAGAAGTGAAATCTTTAGCATGGAAGGATTCGTGGGATTTGTTCCAAAAATATGTGGGAGAGGAGACCCTTAATTCTGATCCAGAAATATCTGAGCTAGCTGAAATGGTTGCAAAAGAGTGTTGCGGTTTGCCGCTGGCGATAATTACCATAGGGCGAGCCATGGCTTCTAAAGTGACACCCCAAGATTGGAAGCATGCAATTAGAGTTCTACAAACATCTGCTTCAAATTTTCCAG AAGATTTTTTCATATTGAaggaaattttgatatataaatgGATTTGTGAGGGATTTTTAGATGAATTTGATGACACGGATGGAGCCAAAAATCAGGGATTTAGCATTATCAGCACTCTCGTTCATGCATGTCTACTCGAGGAACCTTCAGATATTAAATGTGTAAAATTGCATGATGTTGTACGTGATATGGCCTTATGGATAACCGGTGAAATGGGGGAGATGAAGGGAAAGTTTTTGGTACAAACAAGGGCCGGTTTGACCCAATCACCTGAGTTTGTCAAATGGACGACCACAGAAAGGATTTCACTAATGGACAACCGAATTGAGAAGTTAATAGGATCACCCACATGCCCCAATCTCTCGACACTTCTTCTGGATTTGAATAGTGATTTGCAGATGATAAGCAATGGTTTTTTCCAATTTATGCCAAATCTAAGAGTGTTGAGCTTATCAAACACCAAAATAGTTGAGTTACCATCAGATATTTCTAATTTGGTTTCATTGCAGTATCTTGATTTATCTAACACAGAGATAAAGAAGTTACCAATTGAGATGAAGAATCTTGTAAAATTGAAGACTTTGAGATTGTGTTCATCTAAACTCTCTTCAATTCCACGAGGACTAATATCAAGTCTTTTAATGCTGCAAGCTGTTAGCATGTACAGGTGTGGACCTTATAATCAAGTAGTTGAAGGAAGCATTGAATCATATGATAATGAGTCCTTGGTAGAGGAATTGGAGGGTTTGAAATACTTGACGGATTTAGGTATCACCATAGCAAGTGCCTCTGCGTTTCAGAGATTTTTAAGTTCTAGAAAGTTACCGAGTTGCACTCGTGGAATCAACCTCAAGATGTTCAAGGGTTCAAGCTCACTCAACCTATCATCTTTCGAAAATATGAAGCATCTCAATGGGCTTACGATGGAAGATTTTGATAGTTTGAGAGAGATTAAGTTTGATTGGGCACcagggaaaggaaaggaaacaatGGAGTATATCAATCTCAACCCAAAGCTCAAATGCTTCCATGGCCTTCACGGAGTGGACATCAATAGATGCCAGATGTTGAAGAATCTGACATGGCTTATTTTTGCCCCAAACCTCCAATATCTTAGAATAGGACAATGTAATGAAATGGAAGAAGTGATAGGTAACGGTGCAAATGATGGAGGAAACCTGAGCCCATTCACAAAACTCATACAACTGAAGTTAAATGGTCTACCCCAACTGAAGAATGTGTACTGGAATCCCCTGCCCTTTCTTTACCTTGACAGAATTGAAGTAGTTGGGTGTCCAAAGCTGAAGAAGCTACCACTCAACTCCAACAGTGCCAATCAAGGTAGAGTTGTGATAGTAGGAAAGCAAGAGTGGTGGAATGAGTTAGAATGGGAGGATGAAGCTACTCTAAATACTTTCCTTCCTAGTTTCCAAGCAATATAA
- the LOC117921723 gene encoding disease resistance protein SUMM2-like — protein sequence MGNICSISLPADRIVSSFWDGTTEHANYLRKLPENLVELGTAWERLKELRNDMKRKVDIAEREQMQPLDQVQGWLSRVETLETQVTQLIGDGTDEVEKKCLGGCCPRHCRTRYKLGKRVARKLKEVDILMSRRPSDVVAERLPSPRVGERPSEATVGMNSRIGKVWSSLHQEQVGIIGLYGLGGVGKTTLLTQINNAFTKRTHDFDFVIWATVSKNVNLENIQDDIWKKIGFCDDKWKSKSRDEKATSIWRVLSEKRFVLLLDDLWERLTLSDVGVPFQSKKNKIVFTTRSEEVCAQMEADKKIKVECLTWTESWELFRMKLGEDTLDFHPEIPELAQAVAQECCGLPLVLTTMGRAMACKKTPQEWKYAIKVLRSSASKFPGMGDKVFPLLKYSYDCLPTEVARSCFLYCSLFPEDYEMPKIILIYQWICEGFLDEFDDMEGAQNQGYNIIGTLIHACLLEETNNDYKVKLHDVIRDMALWIACGTGKEQHEFLVEAVCGLTEAPEVARWMEPKRISLIGNQIEKLTGSPNCPNLLTLFLRDNNLKMISDSFFQFMPNLRVLDLTRNSITELPRGISNLVSLQFLDLSHTKIKELPIELKNLDKLKCLGLASMYQLSSIPKQLISSLLMLQVIDMFDCGICDGDEALVEELESLKYLHDLGVTITNVSAFKRLLSPDKLRSCISSLGLQNFNGSSSFNITSLSNVKNLQELYISNCGSLEDLEIDWVGEGKKTVESNYLNSKVSSHNSFHSLEWVGIERCSRLKDLTWVAFAPNLRTLKIHDCDQMQEVIGTGKCAESAGNGENLGPFAKLQVLRLDDLPQLKSIFWKALPFIYLNTIYVGNCPLLKKLPLNANSAKGHRIVISGQTEWWNELEWEDEATQNAFLPCFVPIEE from the coding sequence ATGGGCAACATTTGCTCGATTTCACTCCCCGCCGACCGCATTGTCTCTAGCTTCTGGGATGGCACTACTGAGCATGCAAATTACCTGCGCAAACTCCCTGAAAATCTGGTAGAATTGGGAACTGCTTGGGAAAGATTGAAGGAGTTAAGGAACGATATGAAGAGGAAGGTGGATATTGCCGAGAGGGAACAAATGCAGCCGCTGGACCAAGTACAAGGGTGGCTTTCAAGGGTTGAAACTCTGGAAACTCAAGTCACTCAACTGATTGGAGATGGCACTGACGAGGTTGAGAAGAAATGTCTGGGTGGTTGCTGTCCTAGGCATTGCAGGACCAGATACAAGTTGGGGAAGAGAGTAGCTAGAAAGTTGAAAGAAGTGGACATTCTAATGAGCCGAAGACCTTCGGATGTGGTGGCTGAGAGGTTACCTTCACCTCGCGTAGGTGAAAGGCCTAGTGAAGCAACTGTCGGCATGAATTCCAGAATTGGTAAGGTTTGGAGCAGCCTTCATCAAGAACAAGTGGGAATTATCGGCCTATATGGATTAGGAGGAGTTGGGAAAACCACCCTCTTAACCCAAATCAATAATGCTTTTACTAAAAGAAcccatgattttgattttgtgatCTGGGCAACAGTTTCCAAAAATGTAAACCTTGAAAACATTCAGGACGACATCTGGAAGAAGATAGGGTTTTGCGATGATAAATGGAAAAGCAAAAGTCGAGATGAGAAAGCTACGAGCATCTGGAGAGTCCTGAGCGAAAAGAGGTTTGTGCTGTTGCTAGATGATTTATGGGAGCGGTTGACTTTATCAGACGTCGGGGTTCCATTCCaaagtaagaaaaataagatagtATTCACCACTCGATCAGAAGAGGTGTGCGCTCAAATGGAAGCTGATAAGAAGATCAAAGTGGAATGCCTAACATGGACAGAATCCTGGGAATTGTTTCGAATGAAGCTTGGAGAAGATACTCTCGATTTCCATCCTGAGATACCAGAGCTCGCTCAAGCCGTCGCACAAGAGTGTTGCGGTTTGCCACTTGTGCTAACTACCATGGGCAGGGCCATGGCTTGTAAGAAGACGCCGCAGGAATGGAAGTATGCAATAAAAGTGTTACGAAGCTCTGCCTCAAAATTTCCAGGTATGGGGGACAAAGTGTTTCCTCTTTTAAAATACAGTTATGATTGCTTACCCACCGAAGTTGCCAGATCTTGCTTCTTGTATTGTTCTCTATTTCCAGAAGATTATGAGatgccaaaaataattttgatataccAGTGGATTTGTGAAGGCTTTTTAGATGAATTTGATGACATGGAGGGAGCACAAAACCAGGGTTACAACATTATTGGCACTCTGATTCATGCATGTCTATTAGAAGAAACTAATAATGATTATAAAGTAAAACTGCATGATGTAATCCGTGATATGGCATTGTGGATAGCTTGTGGAACTGGGAAGGAGCAGCACGAGTTCTTGGTGGAGGCGGTCTGTGGGTTAACTGAAGCTCCTGAAGTTGCTAGATGGATGGAGCCAAAAAGGATTTCACTGATCGGCAACCAAATTGAGAAACTAACAGGGTCCCCCAATTGCCCCAATCTCCTAACTTTGTTTCTTCGGGATAATAATTTGAAGATGATCTCTGATAGTTTCTTCCAGTTTATGCCAAATCTAAGAGTTTTAGACTTGACAAGGAATAGTATAACTGAATTACCACGGGGAATCTCTAATTTGGTTTCATTACAATTTCTCGACCTATCACATACTAAAATAAAAGAGTTGCCAATTGAGTTGAAGAACCTGGACAAATTGAAATGTTTGGGGTTGGCTTCCATGTATCAACTTTCTTCAATTCCAAAGCAGTTGATATCAAGTCTTTTGATGTTGCAAGTGATTGATATGTTCGACTGTGGAATTTGTGATGGTGATGAAGCCTTGGTTGAGGAATTGGAGTCCTTAAAGTACTTGCATGATTTAGGTGTCACTATAACAAATGTCTCTGCTTTCAAAAGGCTTTTAAGCCCTGACAAGCTAAGAAGCTGCATTTCCAGTCTAGGCCTCCAGAATTTCAACGGTTCAAGCTCTTTCAATATAACATCCCTCAGCAATGTAAAGAATCTCCAAGAGCTCTATATCTCAAACTGTGGCTCGTTGGAAGATTTGGAGATTGATTGGGTTggggaaggaaagaaaacagTAGAATCTAATTACCTTAACTCAAAGGTCAGTTCCCACAACAGTTTCCACAGCCTTGAGTGGGTGGGCATCGAAAGGTGTTCGAGGTTGAAGGACCTAACATGGGTTGCTTTTGCTCCAAACCTTAGAACTCTTAAAATACATGATTGTGATCAAATGCAAGAAGTAATAGGTACCGGTAAATGTGCTGAATCTGCAGGGAACGGAGAAAACCTTGGTCCATTTGCCAAACTCCAAGTGCTTCGCTTAGATGATTTACCACAATTGAAGAGCATATTTTGGAAAGCCCTGCCATTTATCTACTTAAATACAATCTATGTAGGTAATTGTCCACTTCTAAAGAAGCTGCCACTCAACGCCAACAGTGCCAAGGGACATCGTATTGTCATTTCAGGACAAACCGAGTGGTGGAATGAACTAGAGTGGGAGGATGAGGCAACTCAAAACGCTTTTCTTCCATGCTTCGTACCTATTGAAGAATAA